A genomic window from bacterium includes:
- the tnpA gene encoding IS200/IS605 family transposase, with translation MVVLHVAEDIGAHVQEQKSTTAAFILNYRVVFRTKRNRRVLESEVASECLKLILDVAERRGYKILAAALMPDHVHLVVALTPSDRVSDAIRYFKGTAARFLREKFPALREAASSLWSEGYY, from the coding sequence ATGGTGGTCTTACACGTAGCCGAAGACATCGGCGCCCACGTTCAAGAACAGAAGTCGACTACCGCGGCTTTTATATTAAACTACCGCGTCGTCTTCCGGACGAAGCGCAACCGCCGCGTACTCGAAAGCGAAGTTGCCAGTGAGTGCCTTAAATTAATTCTAGACGTAGCAGAACGGCGGGGTTATAAAATCTTAGCGGCGGCGCTTATGCCGGACCACGTCCACCTCGTCGTCGCGCTAACGCCTTCCGACCGGGTGAGCGACGCGATTCGATATTTTAAAGGGACGGCGGCCAGATTTCTCAGAGAAAAATTCCCCGCTTTGCGCGAAGCAGCCTCGAGCCTTTGGAGCGAGGGATACTAC